One genomic region from Solwaraspora sp. WMMD792 encodes:
- a CDS encoding TetR/AcrR family transcriptional regulator: MGRGAEAPGRVDGRSARAERTRAAIVEAHLALISEGDLRPTGERIAERAGISLRTLWTNFKDMETLFEASGEEVLRQQEAAYRPISPNLPLAKRVDAYCRQRARLLQLIAPSARAAQMREPLSPQLHRNRLKHIDRVRAEVEQLFAVELDRAGAGREQLVQAVTVASMWSAWSMLRDGLGLGVDQARAVMTRTVGALLSTGSADSP, from the coding sequence ATGGGCAGGGGCGCCGAGGCGCCGGGCCGGGTCGACGGGCGCAGCGCCCGGGCGGAGCGGACCCGGGCGGCGATCGTCGAGGCGCATCTGGCGCTGATCTCCGAGGGCGACCTGCGGCCCACCGGGGAACGGATCGCGGAACGGGCCGGGATCTCGCTGCGGACCCTGTGGACCAACTTCAAGGACATGGAAACCCTCTTCGAAGCCAGTGGCGAGGAGGTGCTGCGGCAGCAGGAGGCGGCGTACCGGCCGATCTCGCCGAACCTGCCGTTGGCCAAGCGGGTGGACGCGTACTGCCGGCAGCGGGCCCGGTTGTTGCAGCTCATCGCGCCGTCGGCCCGGGCGGCGCAGATGCGTGAGCCGCTCTCTCCGCAGCTGCACCGGAACCGGCTCAAGCACATCGACCGGGTCCGGGCGGAGGTCGAGCAGCTCTTCGCGGTGGAGCTTGACCGCGCGGGGGCGGGCCGCGAGCAGCTGGTGCAGGCCGTGACGGTCGCCAGCATGTGGTCGGCGTGGTCGATGCTGCGCGACGGGCTCGGACTCGGGGTGGACCAGGCCCGGGCGGTGATGACCCGGACGGTCGGCGCGTTGCTGTCGACCGGCTCCGCCGATTCACCCTGA
- a CDS encoding acyl-CoA dehydrogenase family protein — translation MDFGYDQTTARLLAELRDFMTGWVHPAEEEFERQVREAPGRWEPPPVLDRLRAEARRRGLWNLFLPGEYGAGLTNLQYAPLAELTGWSPSLAPAALNCAAPDTGNMELLARFGTPQQRERWLVPLLDGRIRSAFAMTEPAVASSDATNIATRIERDGETYVVNGRKWFVTGAMDPRCELFIVMGRTDPAAPVRRQQSQLLVERDTPGVTVRRGMSVYGYEDREHGGHAEIDFVDVRVPAANLIDVEGSGFAISQARLGPGRIHHCMRLLGMAERALELMCRRVAGRRAFGGPLADQGVIRDWIAEARVRIEQARLLVLKAAWLMDTVGNRQAHTEIQGIKIVVPAVAEWVVDRAVQAHGAAGVSQDTVLARFWARARTLRLADGPDEVHRQSLARRELRRHGGDARRV, via the coding sequence ATGGACTTCGGCTACGACCAGACGACCGCCCGGCTGCTGGCCGAGCTGCGCGACTTCATGACCGGGTGGGTCCACCCGGCGGAGGAGGAGTTCGAGCGTCAGGTGCGGGAGGCACCCGGGCGGTGGGAGCCGCCGCCGGTGCTGGACCGGCTGCGGGCCGAGGCCCGGCGCCGTGGGCTGTGGAACCTGTTCCTGCCCGGCGAGTACGGGGCCGGCCTGACCAACTTGCAGTACGCCCCGCTGGCCGAGCTCACCGGATGGTCGCCTTCGCTGGCACCGGCCGCGCTCAACTGCGCCGCGCCGGACACCGGCAACATGGAGCTGCTGGCCCGGTTCGGCACCCCGCAGCAGCGCGAACGCTGGCTGGTGCCGCTGCTCGACGGTCGGATCCGGTCGGCCTTCGCGATGACCGAGCCTGCGGTGGCCTCGTCGGACGCGACCAACATCGCCACCCGGATCGAACGCGACGGTGAGACGTACGTGGTCAACGGTCGCAAGTGGTTCGTGACCGGGGCGATGGACCCGCGCTGCGAGCTGTTCATCGTGATGGGGCGTACCGATCCGGCCGCGCCCGTGCGGCGGCAGCAGAGCCAGCTGCTGGTGGAGCGGGACACCCCGGGCGTCACGGTCCGCCGGGGCATGTCCGTCTACGGGTACGAGGACCGGGAGCACGGCGGCCACGCCGAGATCGACTTCGTGGACGTACGGGTGCCGGCGGCGAACCTGATCGACGTGGAGGGCTCCGGTTTCGCCATCTCCCAGGCCCGGCTCGGGCCGGGCCGGATCCACCATTGCATGCGGCTGCTCGGGATGGCCGAGCGGGCGTTGGAGCTGATGTGCCGGCGGGTCGCCGGCCGGCGGGCGTTCGGCGGGCCGTTGGCCGACCAGGGAGTGATCCGGGACTGGATCGCCGAGGCCCGGGTGCGGATCGAGCAGGCCCGGCTGCTGGTCCTCAAGGCCGCCTGGTTGATGGACACGGTCGGCAACCGGCAGGCGCACACCGAGATCCAGGGGATCAAGATCGTGGTGCCGGCGGTGGCCGAATGGGTCGTCGACCGGGCGGTGCAGGCGCACGGCGCGGCCGGGGTCAGCCAGGACACCGTACTGGCCCGGTTCTGGGCCCGGGCCCGGACGCTGCGGCTGGCCGACGGCCCGGACGAGGTGCACCGGCAGTCGTTGGCCCGGCGCGAACTACGGCGCCACGGCGGCGACGCGCGGCGTGTCTAG
- a CDS encoding SDR family oxidoreductase — translation MSGPGLAVAGARVVVTGAGSGIGAALAARFVAGGARVVVNDIASDAVRAVATRLGAAAFPADVAEPAAVSALVGYARRHLGGIDLYCGNAGVAGNGPGEPTDEVWHRAWQVNVMSHVYAARELLPHWLAAGRGRLLVTASAAGLLTMLGNAPYSVTKHAAVGYAEWLRATYAHRGVTVQLLCPRGVRTPMLAAGGDRAAAQLDDDAVTPEQVADAVGEALTDDRFLVLPHPEVATYHARRAADPQRWLRTMNRAQRELERRGDLPGAVPRPADGAVPRPADGVVPRPADGVVPRVADGAADD, via the coding sequence GTGAGCGGACCGGGACTGGCCGTCGCCGGTGCGCGGGTGGTGGTGACCGGTGCCGGGTCCGGCATCGGTGCCGCGTTGGCCGCCCGGTTCGTGGCCGGCGGCGCCCGGGTCGTCGTCAACGACATCGCCTCCGACGCCGTGCGTGCCGTCGCCACCCGACTCGGCGCGGCAGCCTTCCCCGCCGACGTGGCGGAGCCGGCGGCGGTGTCCGCCCTGGTCGGCTATGCCCGACGACATCTCGGCGGCATCGATCTGTACTGCGGTAACGCCGGTGTCGCCGGGAACGGCCCGGGGGAGCCGACCGACGAGGTCTGGCACCGCGCCTGGCAGGTCAACGTGATGTCCCACGTGTACGCCGCCCGGGAGTTGCTCCCACACTGGCTCGCCGCCGGCCGGGGCCGACTGCTCGTCACCGCCTCCGCCGCCGGCCTGCTCACCATGCTCGGCAACGCTCCGTACTCGGTGACCAAGCATGCCGCCGTCGGCTACGCGGAGTGGTTGCGGGCCACCTACGCGCACCGCGGTGTGACCGTCCAGTTGCTCTGCCCGCGTGGGGTGCGCACCCCGATGCTGGCGGCCGGCGGGGACCGGGCCGCCGCCCAGCTCGACGACGACGCCGTCACCCCCGAGCAGGTCGCCGACGCTGTCGGAGAGGCCCTGACCGACGACCGGTTCCTGGTCCTGCCACATCCGGAGGTCGCCACGTACCACGCCCGCCGGGCCGCCGATCCGCAGCGCTGGCTGCGGACGATGAACCGTGCGCAGCGGGAGCTGGAGCGACGCGGCGACCTGCCCGGTGCGGTGCCGCGACCGGCGGACGGTGCGGTGCCGCGACCAGCGGACGGTGTGGTGCCGCGACCGGCGGACGGTGTGGTGCCGCGAGTAGCGGACGGCGCGGCCGATGACTGA
- a CDS encoding phosphotransferase family protein: MTELPGLDLTRLAAHLDRAGPGLFGGALTGEVIAGGRSNLTYRVSDGRRTLVLRRPPLGHVLATAHDMGREVRVLRALATTAVPVPAILHHCPDPGPVGAPFYLMEFVPGPVHRTAAELARLGPAGVRTLALALVDTLADLHAIDPAGVGLAGFGVPVGFAARQVRRWKRQLDASRSRDLPGVDELHARLAASVPTAGPGTVLHGDLRADNVVVGDLRADVGPAGGHGPGGGHGPGGGHGPVGGTPGGRRPIRAVLDWEMSTLGDPLTDLGLTLVHAGRVRVPGQPGTDELAARYARRSGRSLDDLPWYLAFGAYKLAVILEGVHYRYVRGQTVGEGFDTVGQRVLPLVAQGLRELARR; this comes from the coding sequence ATGACTGAGCTGCCGGGCCTGGACCTGACCCGGCTCGCCGCCCACCTCGACCGGGCCGGGCCGGGGTTGTTCGGCGGGGCGCTGACCGGCGAGGTGATCGCGGGCGGTCGGTCCAACCTGACCTATCGGGTCAGCGACGGGCGACGGACGCTGGTCCTCCGTCGTCCGCCGCTGGGACACGTCCTGGCCACCGCGCACGACATGGGGCGGGAGGTCCGGGTGCTGCGGGCACTCGCGACCACCGCGGTGCCGGTCCCCGCGATACTGCACCACTGCCCGGATCCCGGCCCGGTCGGTGCGCCTTTCTACCTCATGGAGTTCGTGCCGGGGCCGGTCCACCGCACCGCAGCGGAGCTGGCCCGGCTCGGGCCGGCGGGGGTCCGCACGCTGGCCCTGGCACTCGTCGACACCCTGGCCGACCTGCACGCGATCGACCCCGCCGGGGTGGGGCTGGCCGGCTTCGGTGTCCCGGTCGGCTTCGCCGCCCGGCAGGTGCGCCGCTGGAAGCGGCAACTGGACGCCTCCCGCAGCCGGGACCTGCCGGGCGTCGACGAACTGCACGCCCGGCTGGCCGCGTCCGTACCGACCGCCGGGCCCGGCACCGTGCTGCACGGCGACCTGCGGGCGGACAACGTGGTGGTGGGCGATCTGCGGGCGGACGTCGGTCCGGCCGGCGGACACGGTCCGGGCGGGGGGCACGGTCCGGGCGGGGGTCACGGTCCGGTCGGGGGTACGCCGGGCGGTCGGCGTCCGATCCGGGCCGTGCTGGACTGGGAGATGTCCACCCTCGGGGACCCGCTGACCGACCTCGGGCTGACCCTGGTGCACGCCGGGCGGGTCCGGGTGCCGGGGCAGCCCGGCACCGACGAGCTGGCCGCCCGGTACGCCCGACGCAGCGGCCGGTCCCTGGACGACCTGCCCTGGTACCTCGCCTTCGGTGCGTACAAGCTCGCCGTCATCCTCGAGGGCGTCCACTACCGCTACGTACGCGGCCAGACCGTCGGCGAGGGATTTGACACGGTCGGTCAGCGGGTGCTTCCGCTGGTCGCCCAGGGACTACGCGAGTTGGCGAGGCGCTGA
- a CDS encoding LuxR family transcriptional regulator → MFTASPVQKSGLWGRVEECRALDRLLSAAAGHQGTAVLFHGEPGSGRSSLLHEAVRRIRLRRWHLLISAGVADEATLPYAGLHRLLDPVRDQVAALADRHRLLLRAVLAGDGCPPQRRLALAIAVRELLTMVAADGVLLYAFDDLDLGDPGTAEVLTAVARRLAGRPVAGVLTGTCGVAGVPGHRLGPLDDDQSRAVLADRLPVPVPRHVLTALVTAGGGNPQALVDLAAALGPGQLRGDEPVPDLLPADGGLGRAYRARLANLPDRTRRLLLVAALDERPDQQLLARAAAATGTGVGDLAPAEHAGLVRVDGETVTFPQRLARAMIVATAPLAERHAGHQLLAGLLDRPEHRLRRAVHLADATTGPAPDLADELERAAFAGGEDRASAAYALHRAARLGPEPARSARLVAAAGFAWAAGQPARARQFLRDLPGSTNPLALAGREAAAGRADLLRAEIELRCGAPTRALPDLLAAAHRLAPYDRASAVAALSGAGEAIGYLGDQYRYVDLARRAEALTRADDPPEVEVMAAQLVATAATLSGAHDHAVPALRRAVDLGIRLTGPQRTPAALNCAAAAAHLLAADREAHRLADDAVEVARGRGEHSGLPRALELRACAEYWLGRHGAAAASARDGLRTARSTGQQNWAAIHLGLLAVLSAVRADRAGCLDRIRELGELTEGPDPGSRPQALAQWALAVLELTAGHAEPALARLLSLAHPGTGRGQVLVQVMAAPYLIEAAAQLPGQRRTARNVLAVFDAWAASTANPVRRALSARCHALLAPRGGESAQDWYRTALRLHPVGAATFERARTELLFGRELRRSRHPRAAREHLHWAHDTFFGLGLTDWADQAAAELRAAGELRVPGELRAAGLLTGQQLRVAELVVEGATNREIARRLFLSTRTVDHHLRNVYVRLGIRSRTELVRALTVPARPAPA, encoded by the coding sequence ATGTTCACTGCATCCCCAGTGCAAAAATCTGGGTTGTGGGGGCGGGTCGAGGAATGTCGCGCTCTCGACCGCCTGCTGTCGGCGGCGGCCGGGCACCAGGGGACGGCCGTCCTGTTCCACGGTGAGCCGGGCTCCGGCCGCAGTTCGCTACTACACGAGGCCGTCCGGCGGATCCGCCTCCGCCGCTGGCACCTGCTGATCTCGGCCGGTGTCGCCGACGAGGCCACGCTGCCGTACGCCGGACTGCACCGCCTCCTCGACCCGGTCCGGGACCAGGTGGCCGCCCTGGCCGACCGGCACCGGCTGCTGCTGCGGGCGGTGCTAGCCGGTGACGGCTGTCCGCCGCAACGACGACTCGCCCTGGCGATAGCCGTACGCGAGCTGCTGACCATGGTGGCGGCCGACGGTGTCCTGCTCTATGCGTTCGACGACCTGGATCTGGGCGACCCGGGCACCGCCGAGGTGCTCACCGCGGTCGCCCGCCGGCTGGCCGGCCGCCCGGTCGCCGGAGTGCTCACCGGGACCTGCGGTGTCGCCGGTGTCCCCGGCCACCGGCTCGGGCCACTCGACGACGACCAGAGCCGGGCCGTCCTCGCCGACCGCCTCCCCGTGCCGGTACCGCGGCACGTGCTCACCGCCCTGGTCACCGCCGGCGGCGGCAACCCACAGGCACTGGTGGACCTGGCCGCCGCCCTTGGCCCCGGCCAGCTGCGCGGGGACGAGCCGGTGCCGGACCTGCTGCCGGCCGACGGCGGCCTCGGCCGTGCCTACCGTGCCCGACTGGCGAACCTGCCGGACCGGACCCGTCGACTGCTGCTCGTCGCGGCCCTCGACGAGCGCCCGGATCAGCAGCTGCTGGCCCGGGCGGCGGCGGCGACCGGCACCGGGGTCGGCGATCTCGCACCGGCCGAGCACGCCGGCCTGGTCCGGGTCGACGGTGAGACGGTGACCTTCCCGCAGCGGTTGGCCCGCGCCATGATTGTGGCAACCGCGCCGTTGGCCGAACGGCACGCCGGGCACCAGCTGCTCGCCGGGCTGCTCGACCGACCCGAGCACCGGCTGCGCCGGGCCGTCCACCTCGCCGACGCGACCACCGGGCCGGCCCCTGACCTCGCCGACGAGCTGGAACGCGCGGCGTTCGCCGGTGGCGAGGACCGGGCGAGCGCGGCGTACGCGCTGCACCGGGCCGCCCGGCTCGGTCCTGAGCCGGCCCGCAGTGCCCGGTTGGTGGCAGCCGCGGGCTTCGCCTGGGCGGCGGGACAACCCGCGCGCGCCCGTCAGTTCCTGCGTGACCTGCCCGGATCCACCAACCCGTTGGCGTTGGCCGGCCGGGAGGCAGCGGCCGGCCGGGCGGATCTGCTCCGCGCGGAGATCGAACTGCGGTGCGGCGCGCCGACGCGGGCGTTACCGGATCTGCTCGCGGCGGCCCACCGGCTCGCTCCGTACGACCGCGCGTCGGCCGTCGCGGCACTGTCCGGGGCGGGCGAGGCGATCGGCTACCTCGGTGACCAGTACCGCTACGTCGACCTGGCGCGCCGGGCCGAGGCGCTGACCAGAGCGGACGACCCACCCGAGGTCGAGGTGATGGCGGCCCAACTCGTCGCGACGGCGGCGACGCTGAGCGGCGCGCACGACCACGCGGTCCCCGCGTTGCGCCGGGCGGTCGACCTCGGGATCCGGCTCACCGGGCCGCAGCGGACTCCAGCCGCGTTGAACTGCGCCGCAGCCGCCGCGCACCTGCTCGCCGCAGACCGTGAGGCGCACCGGCTGGCCGACGACGCGGTCGAGGTGGCCCGTGGCCGTGGGGAGCACTCGGGTCTGCCCCGGGCGTTGGAGCTGCGGGCCTGCGCCGAATACTGGCTCGGCCGGCACGGCGCGGCGGCCGCGAGCGCCCGCGACGGGCTGCGGACCGCGCGGTCGACCGGCCAGCAGAACTGGGCCGCGATCCACCTGGGTCTGCTGGCCGTGTTGTCGGCGGTACGCGCGGACCGGGCCGGCTGCCTGGACCGGATCCGGGAGCTGGGCGAGCTGACGGAGGGCCCGGATCCGGGCAGCCGGCCGCAGGCTCTGGCCCAGTGGGCACTGGCCGTGCTTGAACTGACCGCCGGGCACGCCGAACCGGCCCTGGCCCGGCTGCTGAGCCTGGCTCACCCCGGCACCGGCCGGGGACAGGTGCTGGTGCAGGTGATGGCCGCCCCGTATCTGATCGAGGCGGCCGCGCAGCTGCCCGGGCAACGTCGGACGGCCCGCAACGTGTTGGCGGTGTTCGACGCCTGGGCGGCCAGCACCGCCAACCCGGTCCGGCGGGCGCTGTCCGCCCGCTGCCACGCACTGCTCGCTCCGCGCGGTGGCGAGTCCGCGCAGGACTGGTACCGGACGGCGCTGCGGCTGCACCCGGTGGGCGCCGCAACGTTCGAGCGGGCCCGTACGGAGCTGCTGTTCGGCCGGGAACTGCGTCGATCCCGGCACCCCCGGGCCGCGCGTGAACATCTGCACTGGGCCCACGACACCTTTTTCGGGCTGGGCCTGACCGACTGGGCCGACCAGGCGGCCGCCGAGTTGCGCGCGGCAGGCGAGTTGCGCGTGCCAGGCGAGTTGCGCGCGGCAGGGCTGCTCACCGGGCAGCAGCTGCGGGTCGCCGAACTGGTCGTCGAGGGGGCGACAAATCGGGAGATCGCCCGCCGGCTCTTCCTGTCCACCCGGACCGTCGACCACCACCTGCGCAACGTCTACGTCCGGCTCGGCATCCGGTCCCGTACCGAGCTGGTCCGCGCCCTGACCGTCCCGGCCCGGCCGGCGCCGGCATGA